In one Fundidesulfovibrio magnetotacticus genomic region, the following are encoded:
- the pyrF gene encoding orotidine-5'-phosphate decarboxylase gives MRHPIPAAERLIVALDVDNAADALAIVRDLGDAARHYKVGLQLFLAEGFPLVERIMGMGHRLMLDLKFLDIPQTTHLAMREAAKRGVHMATIHSHVSSVCRAAVAGAADGDTLVLGVTVMTSYGETERAELGYPGSIEDLVLARASLALAAGCGGVVASAREAALIRHAYGAGFVIVTPGIRPAGLGTKDDQHRIMTPGRAIAGGSDYLVVGRPITRADDSRAAALAIQEEIAEALEGLEGRDR, from the coding sequence ATGCGCCACCCCATCCCCGCCGCCGAGCGGCTCATCGTGGCCCTGGACGTGGACAACGCCGCCGACGCCCTGGCCATCGTCCGGGACCTGGGCGACGCGGCCCGCCACTACAAGGTGGGCCTGCAGCTCTTCCTGGCCGAAGGCTTCCCCCTGGTGGAGCGCATCATGGGCATGGGCCACCGCCTGATGCTGGACCTCAAGTTCCTGGACATCCCCCAGACCACCCACCTGGCCATGCGCGAGGCGGCCAAACGCGGCGTGCACATGGCCACCATCCATTCCCACGTCTCCAGCGTGTGCCGCGCGGCCGTGGCCGGAGCGGCGGACGGCGACACCCTGGTGCTGGGCGTCACCGTGATGACCAGCTACGGCGAGACCGAACGCGCAGAACTGGGCTACCCCGGCAGCATCGAGGACCTGGTGCTGGCCCGCGCGAGCCTGGCCCTGGCCGCTGGCTGCGGCGGCGTGGTGGCCTCGGCCCGGGAGGCTGCGCTCATCCGCCACGCCTACGGCGCGGGCTTCGTGATCGTCACCCCCGGCATCCGCCCGGCCGGTCTCGGGACCAAGGACGACCAGCACCGGATCATGACCCCCGGCAGGGCCATCGCGGGCGGCTCGGACTATCTCGTGGTGGGCCGCCCCATCACCCGCGCGGACGACTCGCGCGCGGCGGCCCTGGCAATCCAGGAGGAGATCGCGGAGGCTTTGGAGGGCCTGGAAGGGCGAGACCGATAG